Proteins found in one Miscanthus floridulus cultivar M001 chromosome 4, ASM1932011v1, whole genome shotgun sequence genomic segment:
- the LOC136551563 gene encoding uncharacterized protein At3g52155, chloroplastic-like isoform X3, giving the protein MRAPAPAPAPPLPALLSRCSSPPSSAPPRRLLSFPRTPPACRPPPAVARSVSVSVDAPAAAAEPAVLGAPSATPRRRLILLRHGESTARGRSTRDHDRPLSKAGRADAISVSNKLQQMGWIPELILCSDAMRTKETLKILQEHVQGLSEAVVHFIPSFYSIAAMDGQTAEHLQKAICEYSSDEILTVIITTTQVHGA; this is encoded by the exons ATGagagctccagctccagctccagctcctcctcttcccgcGCTGCTCTCCCGCTGCTCCTCGCCGCCCTCCTCGGCCCCGCCGCGCCGCCTCCTCTCCTTCCCCCGCACGCCGCCCGCCTGCCGCCCGCCTCCGGCCGTCGCCCGCTCTGTCTCCGTCTCCGTCGATGCGCCGGCGGCCGCCGCGGAGCCGGCTGTCTTGGGCGCGCCCTCCGCGACGCCGCGCCgtcgcctcatcctcctccgccacGGGGAGAGCACCGCCCGAGGCCGCTCCACCAGAG ATCATGACAGACCTCTAAGCAAGGCTGGGAGAGCTGACGCAATCAGCGTTTCTAATAAACTCCAACAAATGGGATGGATACCGGAGCTTATCCTCTGCAG TGATGCAATGCGTACAAAGGAAACTCTTAAGATCCTGCAAGAGCATGTCCAAGGATTGTCAGAAGCAgtagtgcacttcatcccaagttTCTACTCAATTGCAGCAATGGATGGCCAAACTGCAGAGCATTTGCAGAAGGCAATTTGTGAATATTCGAGTGATGAGATCTTAACTGTGAT AATAACTACTACTCAGGTGCATGGGGCATAA
- the LOC136551563 gene encoding uncharacterized protein At3g52155, chloroplastic-like isoform X2 encodes MRAPAPAPAPPLPALLSRCSSPPSSAPPRRLLSFPRTPPACRPPPAVARSVSVSVDAPAAAAEPAVLGAPSATPRRRLILLRHGESTARGRSTRDHDRPLSKAGRADAISVSNKLQQMGWIPELILCSDAMRTKETLKILQEHVQGLSEAVVHFIPSFYSIAAMDGQTAEHLQKAICEYSSDEILTVMHFLWLVWVDGGFMGS; translated from the exons ATGagagctccagctccagctccagctcctcctcttcccgcGCTGCTCTCCCGCTGCTCCTCGCCGCCCTCCTCGGCCCCGCCGCGCCGCCTCCTCTCCTTCCCCCGCACGCCGCCCGCCTGCCGCCCGCCTCCGGCCGTCGCCCGCTCTGTCTCCGTCTCCGTCGATGCGCCGGCGGCCGCCGCGGAGCCGGCTGTCTTGGGCGCGCCCTCCGCGACGCCGCGCCgtcgcctcatcctcctccgccacGGGGAGAGCACCGCCCGAGGCCGCTCCACCAGAG ATCATGACAGACCTCTAAGCAAGGCTGGGAGAGCTGACGCAATCAGCGTTTCTAATAAACTCCAACAAATGGGATGGATACCGGAGCTTATCCTCTGCAG TGATGCAATGCGTACAAAGGAAACTCTTAAGATCCTGCAAGAGCATGTCCAAGGATTGTCAGAAGCAgtagtgcacttcatcccaagttTCTACTCAATTGCAGCAATGGATGGCCAAACTGCAGAGCATTTGCAGAAGGCAATTTGTGAATATTCGAGTGATGAGATCTTAACTGTGAT GCATTTTCTCTGGCTGGTCTGGGTGGATGGAGGCTTCATGGGATCGTAA
- the LOC136548555 gene encoding ycf20-like protein has translation MPLRRGAPPCPPRPLAGVLCVGGGSAGVGGRCCAPIRRACFLRPTKEKSGGALWYQLKNCRWRPTFALETGGPSNTDGQDFDEDSGFLGRTRLGRLIQAAARELLDKLNSARTNSPTKIFLVLLGFYTANALATILGQTGDWDVLVAGVVVAAIEGIGMLMYRKPITRPPGRFQSLISMVNYWKAGVCLGLFVDAFKLGS, from the exons ATGCCGCTGCGGCGCGGGGCCCCTCCCTGCCCGCCACGGCCTCTGGCCGGTGTGCTGTGTGTGGGCGGCGGCTCCGCGGGCGTGGGGGGCCGGTGCTGCGCCCCCATCCGCCGGGCATGCTTCCTGCGACCGACCAAGGAGAAGAGCGGAGGGGCTCTCTG GTACCAGCTGAAAAACTGCAGATGGAGGCCAACTTTTGCCTTGGAGACTGGTGGGCCATCTAACACCGATGGCCAAGACTTCGATGAGGACAGTGGTTTTCTTGGTAGGACTAGACTGGGAAGACTCATCCAAGCTgctgcaagggagctacttgacAAGCTGAACTCTGCCAGAACAAATTCGCCAACAAAGATATTCCTTGTCCTCCTTGGTTTTTACACAGCCAATGCCTTGGCAACAATACTAGGGCAGACCGGTGACTGGGATGTTCTTGTTGCTGGTGTTGTAGTGGCTGCCATTGAGGGAATTGGCATGCTCATGTACAGAAAACCAATTACCAGGCCTCCTGGTAGGTTTCAATCTTTGATTTCAATGGTGAACTACTGGAAAGCCGGCGTATGCCTGGGCCTTTTTGTGGACGCCTTCAAGCTGGGTAGCTGA
- the LOC136551563 gene encoding uncharacterized protein At3g52155, chloroplastic-like isoform X1, with translation MRAPAPAPAPPLPALLSRCSSPPSSAPPRRLLSFPRTPPACRPPPAVARSVSVSVDAPAAAAEPAVLGAPSATPRRRLILLRHGESTARGRSTRDHDRPLSKAGRADAISVSNKLQQMGWIPELILCSDAMRTKETLKILQEHVQGLSEAVVHFIPSFYSIAAMDGQTAEHLQKAICEYSSDEILTVMCMGHNKGWEEAASMFSGDSVVLETCNAALLEAAGKSWVEAFSLAGLGGWRLHGIVKP, from the exons ATGagagctccagctccagctccagctcctcctcttcccgcGCTGCTCTCCCGCTGCTCCTCGCCGCCCTCCTCGGCCCCGCCGCGCCGCCTCCTCTCCTTCCCCCGCACGCCGCCCGCCTGCCGCCCGCCTCCGGCCGTCGCCCGCTCTGTCTCCGTCTCCGTCGATGCGCCGGCGGCCGCCGCGGAGCCGGCTGTCTTGGGCGCGCCCTCCGCGACGCCGCGCCgtcgcctcatcctcctccgccacGGGGAGAGCACCGCCCGAGGCCGCTCCACCAGAG ATCATGACAGACCTCTAAGCAAGGCTGGGAGAGCTGACGCAATCAGCGTTTCTAATAAACTCCAACAAATGGGATGGATACCGGAGCTTATCCTCTGCAG TGATGCAATGCGTACAAAGGAAACTCTTAAGATCCTGCAAGAGCATGTCCAAGGATTGTCAGAAGCAgtagtgcacttcatcccaagttTCTACTCAATTGCAGCAATGGATGGCCAAACTGCAGAGCATTTGCAGAAGGCAATTTGTGAATATTCGAGTGATGAGATCTTAACTGTGAT GTGCATGGGGCATAATAAAGGATGGGAAGAAGCCGCCTCTATGTTTTCTGGTGATTCAGTAGTGCTTGAGACATGTAATGCTGCGTTGCTAGAAGCAGCAGGCAAATCATGGGTTGAG GCATTTTCTCTGGCTGGTCTGGGTGGATGGAGGCTTCATGGGATCGTAAAGCCATGA